One window of the Sulfurospirillum oryzae genome contains the following:
- the murD gene encoding UDP-N-acetylmuramoyl-L-alanine--D-glutamate ligase, which produces MITLFGHGKTTKAIAKRFAGQCQIFDDGFTCKETDAFGNLLLPPSEFDPTTSDVEIPSPGFPAHHPLIQKARNVVSEYDFFKEQMPFSIWISGTNGKTTTTQMCEFLLQKQGALAGGNIGTPLAELSEKAPIWILETSSFTFHYTKVTAPDIYLLLPIKPDHLTWHGTMEAYIEAKLSPLSRMREGSVAILPKAFANTQTLAHVIAYDNEEDLAAQMNIDITKVSFKTPFLLDAVLAMSAQKVLLDTVDYDLLNTFKIDHYKIEEFRDKQGRLWVDDSKGTNVDATIEALKRYKNDEILIVLGGDDKGVDLQELFDFMKPLHVTIFAIGTNTERLASFAAKDGIKLHKCFVIEEAMKQIHAVHNLKTVALLSPAAASLDQFKSYAHRGDRFKELALA; this is translated from the coding sequence ATGATAACACTTTTTGGACACGGAAAAACAACCAAAGCGATAGCAAAACGCTTCGCAGGACAATGTCAAATTTTTGACGATGGCTTTACATGTAAAGAGACAGATGCATTTGGCAACCTCTTATTGCCTCCCTCAGAGTTTGATCCAACGACAAGTGATGTAGAGATCCCAAGCCCAGGCTTTCCCGCACATCATCCTTTGATTCAAAAAGCACGCAATGTGGTCAGCGAATATGACTTCTTTAAAGAACAGATGCCTTTTAGCATTTGGATCAGCGGAACCAATGGTAAAACCACCACCACACAAATGTGTGAGTTTCTTTTGCAAAAGCAAGGAGCACTTGCGGGTGGCAACATCGGTACACCCTTAGCAGAACTCAGTGAAAAAGCACCCATTTGGATATTAGAGACCAGCTCTTTTACCTTTCACTACACGAAAGTAACAGCTCCAGACATTTACCTGCTTCTTCCCATTAAACCAGACCATTTAACATGGCATGGAACTATGGAAGCATACATCGAGGCAAAACTTTCACCGCTTTCACGTATGCGTGAAGGTAGTGTTGCAATTTTGCCAAAAGCGTTTGCAAACACTCAAACCTTAGCCCATGTGATCGCGTATGACAATGAAGAAGACTTGGCAGCACAAATGAACATAGACATCACAAAAGTAAGCTTTAAAACGCCGTTTTTGCTCGATGCCGTTCTTGCCATGAGTGCACAAAAAGTTCTTTTAGACACCGTCGATTATGATCTGCTTAATACCTTTAAAATTGATCACTACAAAATCGAAGAATTTCGCGATAAACAAGGTCGCCTTTGGGTCGATGACTCAAAAGGAACCAATGTTGATGCGACAATAGAAGCACTTAAACGCTATAAAAACGATGAAATTCTCATTGTCTTAGGTGGCGATGACAAAGGCGTTGATCTTCAAGAGCTTTTTGATTTTATGAAACCTTTACATGTAACTATTTTTGCCATTGGCACAAACACCGAAAGACTAGCCTCTTTTGCTGCAAAAGATGGTATCAAACTTCACAAATGTTTTGTGATCGAAGAGGCGATGAAACAAATTCATGCCGTTCATAACCTCAAA